The proteins below are encoded in one region of Gemmatimonadales bacterium:
- a CDS encoding EamA family transporter, which yields MSISVFAVVLAAAALNATWNAVVKGAPDKQLTTALVTVAAALIAVVVLPFLPIPARASWPFLGASVFFQVAFFVLVARTYQIADMSLAYPLMRGLAPLVVTCVTVIGLGESLSIAAGLGIALICAGVLGMTGGVRRGGDARGVWLALFNAVVIAGYTLIDGAGVRRSETPAAYTLWLCLLTGVPFAAWALLTRRAVFAAYAARHWQLGVIGGVGTLASYGLALWAMTRASVPVVAALRESSILFAMMISVWVLKEPVGSARIAAACLIAIGSMALRFG from the coding sequence ATGTCGATCTCGGTGTTTGCCGTCGTCCTCGCCGCCGCCGCCCTGAACGCGACCTGGAATGCCGTCGTCAAAGGCGCCCCCGATAAACAGCTGACCACGGCACTCGTGACCGTCGCGGCTGCGCTCATCGCGGTGGTTGTCCTGCCATTTCTGCCGATTCCGGCCCGAGCGAGCTGGCCGTTCCTGGGCGCGTCCGTATTCTTCCAGGTTGCTTTCTTCGTGCTGGTTGCGCGCACCTATCAGATTGCGGACATGAGCCTGGCCTACCCGCTGATGCGGGGTCTGGCACCTCTCGTGGTCACGTGTGTGACGGTTATCGGACTGGGGGAGTCGCTCTCGATCGCTGCCGGGCTCGGCATCGCCCTGATCTGTGCCGGCGTCCTCGGCATGACGGGCGGGGTGCGGCGCGGGGGCGACGCACGAGGCGTCTGGCTCGCCCTGTTCAACGCCGTCGTGATCGCCGGTTACACCCTGATCGACGGAGCCGGGGTGAGGCGGTCCGAGACTCCTGCTGCGTATACGCTGTGGCTCTGTCTGTTGACGGGAGTTCCGTTCGCGGCCTGGGCGCTGCTCACTCGTCGTGCGGTGTTCGCCGCGTACGCCGCCCGCCACTGGCAGCTCGGCGTGATCGGTGGAGTCGGAACGCTTGCCTCGTATGGGCTTGCTCTCTGGGCAATGACACGCGCTTCCGTTCCCGTCGTCGCCGCCCTGCGCGAGAGCTCGATCCTGTTCGCAATGATGATCTCTGTGTGGGTGCTCAAGGAACCTGTCGGGTCGGCCCGTATCGCAGCGGCGTGCCTCATCGCCATTGGGTCGATGGCGCTCCGATTCGGGTAG
- a CDS encoding fumarate reductase/succinate dehydrogenase flavoprotein subunit has product MSYQTFDHDVLVIGAGGAGLRAAIEAAGAGVSVGLICKSLLGKAHTVMAEGGMAAAMGNVDDRDNWQVHFTDTLRGGQYVNNWRMAELHAKEAPARVRELEAWGALFDRTKDGRILQRNFGGHRYPRLAHVGDRTGLEMIRTLQDHGIHQGIDVQMEVTIVSLFRQQGRIAGALGYDRQQGEFRLYRAPAVVLATGGVGRAYQITSNSWEYSGDGQALAYQAGAALLDMEFVQFHPTGMIWPPSVKGILVTEGVRGEGGVLLNNQGKRFMFDDIPENYHAQTADTPEEGWRYTQGDKNARRPPELLTRDHVARCIVREVREGRGSPHGGVFLDIQWIKERLPNAAEHIRKKLPSMYHQFKQLAGIDITREPMEIGPTTHYVMGGVLVDGDSQMTTVPGLFAAGEAAAGLHGANRLGGNSLSDLLVFGKRAGEYAARYAREQASVAPDAGEVEERIREALAPFDRSTGESPYKVQQDLQVMMQSLVGIVRREEEMLRAVDELARLKDRAAAVGVPGGRAYNPGWHTAIDLKNLLTVSEAIVLSALARKESRGGHFRDDFPEKQAEFGKLNHVITQAADGGMSLERRPVAPMPAELAELVETYK; this is encoded by the coding sequence ATGTCCTATCAGACTTTCGATCATGACGTGCTGGTCATCGGGGCCGGGGGCGCGGGACTCCGCGCCGCGATCGAGGCCGCCGGCGCCGGGGTTTCGGTTGGCCTGATCTGCAAGTCGCTGCTCGGCAAGGCACACACGGTCATGGCCGAAGGCGGCATGGCCGCGGCAATGGGCAACGTGGACGACCGCGACAACTGGCAGGTCCACTTTACCGACACCCTGCGCGGCGGCCAGTACGTCAACAACTGGCGGATGGCCGAACTGCATGCCAAGGAAGCACCGGCCCGGGTCCGCGAGTTGGAGGCATGGGGGGCGCTCTTCGATCGCACCAAGGACGGGCGTATCCTGCAGCGTAATTTCGGAGGCCACCGGTATCCGCGTCTGGCCCACGTGGGCGACCGAACCGGTCTCGAGATGATCCGCACCTTGCAGGACCACGGCATCCATCAGGGTATCGACGTGCAGATGGAAGTCACCATCGTGAGCCTGTTCCGCCAGCAGGGGCGAATTGCGGGTGCGTTAGGCTACGACCGCCAGCAGGGCGAGTTCCGTCTCTATCGGGCGCCCGCCGTCGTCCTCGCGACGGGGGGTGTCGGGCGGGCCTACCAGATCACGAGCAACAGCTGGGAGTACAGCGGTGATGGTCAGGCCCTTGCCTACCAGGCCGGCGCGGCCTTGCTCGACATGGAGTTCGTGCAGTTCCATCCGACCGGGATGATCTGGCCGCCCTCGGTCAAGGGCATTCTCGTGACCGAAGGCGTGCGCGGCGAAGGCGGGGTGCTGCTCAACAACCAGGGCAAGCGGTTCATGTTCGACGACATCCCGGAGAACTACCACGCCCAGACGGCCGACACGCCCGAGGAGGGGTGGCGCTATACCCAGGGCGACAAGAACGCTCGCCGCCCGCCCGAACTCCTGACCCGCGACCATGTGGCGCGCTGCATCGTCCGGGAGGTGCGGGAAGGTCGCGGCAGCCCGCACGGCGGCGTCTTCCTCGACATCCAGTGGATCAAGGAGCGCCTGCCTAACGCGGCCGAGCATATTCGGAAGAAGCTGCCCAGCATGTACCACCAGTTCAAGCAGCTGGCCGGCATCGACATTACCAGGGAGCCGATGGAAATCGGCCCGACGACCCACTACGTCATGGGCGGCGTGCTGGTCGACGGCGACAGCCAGATGACCACGGTGCCCGGCCTTTTTGCCGCCGGAGAAGCAGCCGCCGGTCTCCACGGCGCCAACCGGCTCGGCGGTAACTCGCTCTCCGACCTGCTGGTCTTCGGCAAGCGGGCGGGCGAGTACGCGGCGCGCTATGCCCGGGAACAGGCTTCGGTTGCTCCGGATGCCGGCGAGGTCGAGGAGCGGATCCGCGAGGCCCTGGCGCCGTTCGACCGCAGCACGGGCGAGAGTCCGTACAAAGTACAGCAGGACCTTCAGGTCATGATGCAGTCCCTCGTGGGAATCGTTCGGCGCGAGGAGGAAATGCTCCGCGCCGTGGACGAGCTGGCGCGGCTCAAGGATCGGGCGGCCGCGGTCGGCGTGCCGGGCGGGCGGGCCTACAACCCTGGGTGGCATACCGCGATCGACCTCAAGAATCTGCTGACCGTGTCGGAAGCGATCGTCCTGTCCGCGCTGGCCCGGAAAGAAAGCCGAGGCGGCCATTTCCGGGACGACTTCCCCGAGAAGCAGGCCGAGTTCGGCAAGCTCAACCATGTCATCACGCAGGCCGCGGACGGGGGCATGAGCCTGGAGCGGCGACCGGTCGCCCCGATGCCTGCTGAGCTGGCAGAGCTGGTCGAGACCTACAAGTAG
- a CDS encoding NAD(P)/FAD-dependent oxidoreductase — protein sequence MSRPRVVVLGGGFAGLYLAKELAGRPVDVTLIDRTNHHLFQPMLYQIATAALSPGDIASPIRSILRRAGNIEVLLGEASAIDRAARAVTLADGSIIPFDYLAIATGARHSYFGRPEWEALAPGIKDLDDALEVRRRILLAFERAEREADPVARQKQLTFVVVGGGPTGVELAGTLAEIRRFALRRDFRRIDPRDATVMLLEGGPRLLPSYPEALSQKAKETLREMGVDVRTETFVTAIEPGFVTAADWRIPAETVLWAAGNQASPILQDLDVPLDRQGRVVVEADCSIPGDANVFVLGDAAAHLHGRAPVPAVCPAAIQMGQYAGRTILADLANKPRAPFRYWDKGQLAVIGRGRAVADIGRFKTDGFVAWLLWIFVHIFFLIGFRNRVLVLFEWAWSFITFQRGARLITGVWQPGALLERPKRDGS from the coding sequence GTGAGTCGGCCGCGTGTCGTGGTGCTCGGTGGCGGGTTCGCTGGCCTCTACCTTGCCAAGGAACTGGCGGGGCGGCCGGTCGACGTGACGCTGATCGATCGCACCAATCACCACCTGTTCCAGCCGATGCTGTACCAGATCGCGACGGCGGCACTCTCCCCCGGCGACATTGCCTCGCCGATCCGGTCGATTCTCCGCCGCGCCGGAAACATCGAGGTCCTGCTCGGTGAGGCTTCTGCCATCGATCGGGCGGCACGAGCGGTCACCCTCGCCGACGGCAGCATCATCCCGTTCGACTACCTGGCCATCGCAACCGGCGCTCGCCACTCGTACTTCGGGCGCCCGGAATGGGAAGCGCTTGCTCCGGGCATCAAGGACCTGGACGACGCCCTCGAAGTGCGTCGCCGGATCCTCCTGGCCTTCGAGCGGGCCGAACGTGAAGCCGATCCAGTTGCTCGGCAGAAGCAGCTCACCTTCGTGGTGGTCGGCGGCGGACCGACCGGTGTGGAACTGGCCGGTACACTGGCGGAAATCCGTCGCTTCGCCTTGCGCCGCGATTTCCGGCGAATCGATCCTCGCGACGCCACCGTGATGCTGCTTGAAGGCGGGCCTCGCCTGCTGCCCTCGTACCCGGAGGCCTTGAGCCAGAAGGCCAAGGAAACCCTCCGCGAGATGGGGGTCGATGTGCGCACCGAGACGTTCGTCACCGCCATCGAGCCCGGTTTCGTGACCGCCGCTGACTGGCGGATCCCGGCCGAGACAGTGCTCTGGGCCGCCGGCAATCAAGCCAGCCCCATCCTCCAGGATCTGGATGTGCCGCTCGATCGGCAGGGGCGGGTGGTCGTCGAAGCGGATTGCAGCATCCCCGGCGATGCGAACGTCTTCGTTCTCGGTGATGCCGCTGCGCACCTGCACGGCAGGGCTCCGGTGCCCGCCGTGTGTCCGGCGGCGATCCAGATGGGCCAGTACGCCGGGCGCACCATTCTTGCGGACCTGGCCAACAAGCCGAGGGCCCCGTTTCGGTACTGGGACAAGGGGCAACTCGCCGTGATCGGGCGGGGCAGGGCCGTGGCGGACATCGGGCGATTCAAAACCGACGGGTTCGTCGCGTGGCTGCTCTGGATCTTCGTCCACATCTTCTTCCTGATCGGCTTCCGGAATCGGGTCCTGGTCCTCTTCGAGTGGGCCTGGTCGTTCATCACCTTCCAGCGCGGCGCCCGCCTGATCACCGGTGTCTGGCAACCGGGGGCCCTCCTGGAACGCCCGAAGCGGGACGGCTCGTGA
- a CDS encoding succinate dehydrogenase/fumarate reductase iron-sulfur subunit, with translation MATATFSIWRGESGTGELVDYTTEVSGGMVVLDAVHQIQADQATDLACRWNCKAGKCGSCSAEINGQPKLMCMTRLDQLDLSEPVTVEPIRAFPHLRDLVTDVSWNFEVKKKIPRLAPRAPDAPDGTWRMWQEDVDRPQEFRKCIECFLCQDVCHVLRDHQLHDEFIGPRFLLYTAGLEMNPIDTGDRLEALRTLHGIGYCNITKCCTKVCPEEIKITDNAIIPLKERVIDEAFDPIAKLIGLFRGKDASS, from the coding sequence ATGGCAACGGCAACGTTTTCGATCTGGCGAGGAGAATCCGGCACCGGCGAATTGGTGGACTATACCACCGAGGTGTCCGGCGGGATGGTGGTGCTCGACGCGGTCCACCAGATCCAGGCCGATCAGGCAACCGACCTGGCCTGCCGCTGGAACTGCAAGGCGGGCAAGTGCGGCTCCTGTTCCGCTGAAATCAACGGCCAGCCCAAGCTGATGTGTATGACACGCCTGGATCAGCTCGACTTGAGCGAACCGGTGACCGTCGAGCCGATCCGCGCCTTTCCGCACTTGCGGGATCTCGTGACGGATGTAAGCTGGAACTTCGAGGTCAAGAAGAAAATCCCCAGGTTGGCGCCGCGCGCACCGGATGCGCCCGACGGCACCTGGCGGATGTGGCAGGAGGATGTCGACCGGCCGCAGGAGTTCCGGAAATGCATCGAGTGCTTCCTGTGCCAGGATGTCTGCCACGTGCTCCGAGATCACCAGCTGCACGACGAGTTCATCGGGCCGCGTTTCCTGCTATACACGGCCGGCCTCGAAATGAACCCGATCGACACCGGAGACCGTCTCGAGGCCCTGCGCACCCTGCATGGGATCGGGTACTGCAACATCACCAAGTGCTGTACCAAGGTCTGTCCAGAGGAAATCAAGATCACCGATAACGCGATCATTCCGCTCAAAGAGCGGGTCATCGACGAGGCGTTCGACCCGATCGCCAAACTGATCGGGCTGTTCCGGGGGAAGGACGCGTCCAGCTGA
- a CDS encoding TonB-dependent receptor, with protein sequence MVVTRWLIVGSLLLVGSGDLVSQTPNTGALRGTVVAAGGGGLQAALVRLLDRHLSETTHADGSFILPAVPVGTQRVAITAIGYQAFFTTVTITPGDTVRLDVTLSPAVLRLEEIVTTGTIAPRARSEVVSPTSVVAGAALDRQLDATVAGSLRHEPGVAATGLGPATSQPVIRGLSGDRVVMLQDGIRPGDLASTSADHAVTVDPLTAQRIEVVRGPMSLLYGSSALGGVVNVIREDVPASRPDAIHGAISAQASSVNRGATLGGYAVSSLGPLVVRGEGTVRGAGDTRTPKGRLINTGVTTVDLSGGASYVAPTGYAGVSYRYFDNDYGIPGGFVGGHPEGVNVAMQRHTIRSTIDLHPTDGRLESIRANIGGTFYRHTEYESNGSVGTRFRQSFLNGTLTARHRGVLGATSGAVGIGGHYRFIRTGGTLRTPATADYSLSAFAVQEYGDGPLRLQGGLRFDFAHYDPRQRSVFQIEGEQVEAVSRSFGAFSGSVGAIYDLGGGLAIGGSVARAYRTPDFNELYSNGPHLAANSYDVGDPRLVEETGLGLDGFVRLDRASVRVEVAAFRNQLDNYIFPSSRGRAVIGRQGGRPLFQFTNEAAVFQGFEGSFSLGLSRRLVFETTMSYVAARFTSDRAPIPIISLDPPDTSFVAASGYPPLIPPFFGNAELRYERPQYFAGVGARWTARQSRLGDFESETAGAVVGELHAGVRLLIGGQFHTLTLRVDNLTNAEYYDHLSRIKEIEPQPGRNVSLLYRFTF encoded by the coding sequence ATGGTTGTAACTCGGTGGTTGATCGTCGGCAGCCTGCTGCTCGTTGGCAGCGGTGACTTAGTCTCTCAGACCCCGAATACCGGGGCCTTGAGGGGCACGGTTGTCGCGGCTGGTGGTGGGGGCCTGCAGGCGGCGTTGGTCCGACTGCTCGATCGGCACCTGAGCGAAACGACCCATGCGGACGGGTCGTTCATCCTGCCGGCGGTGCCGGTTGGTACGCAAAGGGTGGCGATCACGGCGATCGGCTATCAGGCGTTCTTCACCACCGTCACCATCACGCCCGGTGATACGGTCCGGCTCGATGTCACGCTGTCGCCGGCGGTCCTGCGGCTTGAAGAGATCGTCACCACGGGTACCATCGCCCCCCGAGCCCGCAGTGAAGTGGTCAGCCCGACGTCCGTGGTGGCGGGTGCAGCGCTCGATCGCCAGCTCGATGCCACGGTGGCCGGGTCGCTCCGGCATGAACCGGGGGTGGCCGCGACCGGCCTCGGTCCGGCCACTTCGCAGCCGGTGATTCGCGGCTTGAGTGGTGATCGTGTCGTCATGCTGCAGGACGGGATCCGACCCGGCGACCTTGCCTCGACCTCAGCCGATCATGCGGTGACGGTCGACCCGCTGACTGCTCAGCGGATCGAAGTCGTTCGAGGGCCGATGTCGCTGCTCTACGGCTCGAGCGCGCTTGGCGGCGTCGTCAACGTGATTCGAGAAGATGTGCCCGCTTCGCGCCCCGATGCGATTCACGGTGCCATTTCGGCGCAGGCCAGCTCGGTCAATCGGGGCGCCACGCTGGGCGGCTACGCGGTGTCCAGCCTGGGCCCGCTGGTGGTCCGAGGCGAGGGAACCGTGCGCGGCGCCGGAGATACCCGGACGCCCAAGGGTCGCCTCATCAACACTGGTGTCACCACCGTTGATCTTTCCGGCGGTGCATCCTACGTGGCGCCGACCGGGTATGCCGGTGTGTCGTACCGCTACTTCGACAACGACTATGGTATTCCAGGTGGCTTCGTTGGCGGACACCCGGAAGGCGTCAACGTCGCGATGCAGCGCCACACCATCCGCTCGACGATCGATCTGCATCCGACCGACGGCCGCCTGGAAAGTATCCGTGCCAACATCGGCGGCACCTTCTATCGCCACACCGAGTACGAGTCGAACGGCTCTGTCGGGACCCGCTTCCGCCAGTCATTCCTGAACGGCACGCTGACCGCGCGCCACCGCGGGGTGCTGGGGGCAACCAGCGGTGCGGTCGGAATCGGCGGACACTATCGGTTCATTCGAACTGGCGGCACACTGCGCACACCGGCCACGGCAGACTATTCGCTGTCGGCGTTTGCCGTGCAGGAGTACGGCGACGGACCGCTACGGCTGCAGGGCGGGCTCCGATTCGACTTTGCGCATTACGATCCGCGCCAGCGCTCCGTCTTTCAGATCGAAGGGGAGCAGGTCGAGGCGGTGTCGCGGTCCTTTGGCGCCTTCTCGGGGTCGGTTGGCGCCATCTACGACCTGGGCGGCGGACTGGCCATCGGCGGGAGCGTGGCCCGCGCGTATCGGACGCCGGATTTCAACGAGCTCTACTCCAACGGTCCGCACCTGGCGGCCAACTCCTACGACGTCGGTGATCCGCGCCTGGTCGAGGAAACCGGGCTCGGACTCGACGGCTTCGTGCGACTCGACCGGGCCTCGGTTCGGGTCGAAGTCGCCGCGTTTCGCAACCAGCTCGACAACTACATCTTCCCGTCGAGCCGAGGTCGTGCGGTCATCGGGCGACAAGGCGGTCGCCCGCTCTTTCAGTTCACCAACGAGGCTGCGGTCTTTCAGGGCTTCGAAGGGTCCTTCAGCCTCGGATTGTCCCGTCGGCTGGTCTTCGAAACGACGATGTCGTATGTCGCGGCCAGGTTCACCTCCGATCGCGCTCCGATTCCGATCATCAGCCTCGATCCGCCCGACACGTCGTTCGTGGCAGCGTCAGGATATCCGCCGCTGATCCCCCCGTTCTTCGGGAATGCGGAACTGCGCTATGAGCGGCCGCAGTATTTCGCGGGCGTTGGCGCACGGTGGACGGCGCGCCAGTCGCGCCTGGGTGACTTCGAAAGCGAAACGGCCGGCGCCGTGGTCGGCGAGCTTCATGCGGGCGTGCGCCTGCTGATCGGCGGTCAGTTTCACACCCTGACGCTGCGGGTCGACAACCTGACCAATGCGGAGTACTACGACCACCTGTCGCGCATCAAAGAGATCGAGCCCCAACCGGGGCGCAACGTCAGTCTGTTGTATCGCTTCACGTTTTGA
- a CDS encoding GAF domain-containing protein — translation MSNDPTPSAGTLLVPVLDLTAGTPDPVAVASWHMALSNLVAAEIPHQLFGLWVFPERGGAILLGPDALAQDRLAVPLPDPHLTQDQLFELESTLRRAKYASAAAVPVRSGGRDVGLILVGTFDAGSYGAPAARLLRQLADRLASSLAALGATMVAPVEPVAPVEDDLVSALLGLAGDAPTGPELVRRLSGLLHPHLPHDRLEILAFANGAKTAVPLSGTGGRRRWGSPTNTWQDVVALLSECMGSAPAGSIANLAAEAPGLSLPGGSGGPSRIGSVLGARLSLGGEVIGMIVLGHAAQSLYRDRDEALALQAARIVAPRVAAFRLESEAQGLRGQLEVLQAPSLPVLRAAEALAATAHLGEALHKFAVEVAELIPHEGLRFELRIAETEYVELSPDVIRPLPDLPVRQIAESGARSVLEDERPWTLIQGTDREGLAVALRVAGRVIGALVLEADRFTGARNAAAVAQQFAAVAAPHLELIRRGTTTRYSTLTRRS, via the coding sequence ATGAGCAACGATCCGACCCCCTCCGCGGGAACTCTCCTGGTTCCCGTCCTCGACCTGACTGCCGGCACCCCGGACCCGGTGGCGGTCGCGTCGTGGCACATGGCGCTGTCCAATCTCGTGGCCGCCGAGATCCCGCATCAGCTCTTTGGACTCTGGGTCTTTCCCGAGCGCGGTGGAGCCATTCTGCTCGGACCTGACGCGCTGGCGCAGGACCGACTGGCCGTACCGTTGCCCGACCCGCATTTGACCCAGGATCAGCTGTTTGAACTCGAGAGCACGCTCAGGCGGGCCAAGTACGCCAGTGCGGCGGCGGTGCCGGTCCGCTCCGGCGGGCGCGATGTCGGGCTGATCCTGGTGGGCACCTTCGACGCCGGCAGCTACGGGGCGCCCGCAGCCCGCCTGCTCCGCCAGCTGGCCGATCGACTGGCATCGTCGCTTGCTGCGCTTGGCGCGACCATGGTCGCGCCTGTGGAGCCGGTCGCGCCGGTCGAGGACGACCTCGTCTCCGCGCTGCTCGGCCTCGCCGGCGATGCCCCGACCGGACCGGAACTGGTCCGCCGACTGTCCGGTCTGCTGCACCCCCACCTGCCCCACGATCGACTCGAGATCCTGGCCTTTGCCAACGGCGCCAAGACGGCGGTGCCCCTGTCCGGGACGGGCGGACGCCGCCGCTGGGGTTCTCCCACGAACACCTGGCAGGACGTGGTCGCCTTGCTCAGCGAGTGCATGGGGTCGGCTCCGGCCGGCTCGATTGCGAACCTGGCGGCCGAAGCGCCGGGGCTCTCGCTGCCGGGCGGCAGCGGCGGCCCCAGTCGGATCGGCTCGGTGCTGGGCGCGCGGCTATCGCTCGGCGGTGAGGTCATCGGCATGATCGTGCTGGGGCATGCCGCTCAGTCGCTCTACCGCGATCGGGACGAAGCCCTGGCCCTCCAGGCCGCTCGCATCGTGGCGCCGCGAGTCGCAGCCTTCCGGCTCGAGTCCGAAGCCCAGGGCCTCCGCGGTCAGCTCGAGGTCCTTCAGGCCCCGTCACTGCCAGTGCTGCGCGCGGCGGAGGCGCTGGCGGCCACGGCACACCTTGGCGAGGCCCTGCACAAGTTCGCGGTCGAGGTGGCGGAGTTGATCCCCCACGAGGGTCTGCGGTTCGAGCTCCGGATCGCGGAGACCGAGTACGTCGAACTCAGCCCGGACGTGATCCGCCCGCTGCCCGACCTGCCGGTTCGTCAGATTGCGGAATCGGGAGCACGCAGCGTGCTCGAAGACGAGCGTCCGTGGACCCTGATACAGGGAACCGATCGTGAAGGACTCGCCGTTGCGCTGCGCGTGGCCGGGCGGGTCATTGGCGCACTGGTACTCGAAGCTGACCGCTTTACCGGAGCGCGCAATGCCGCCGCCGTGGCACAGCAGTTCGCGGCGGTGGCCGCTCCACACCTCGAACTGATCCGACGCGGCACGACCACCCGCTATTCGACCCTGACCCGGCGGAGCTGA
- a CDS encoding DoxX family protein — MTASPPAFTAASLTALRVVAGLAFASHGAQKLLGWFGGVGPDGGTAELMSRYGIAGVIELAGGLLIAAGLFTRPTAFIASGQMAVAYFWIHWGFGSNSIWWWANRGELAMLFCFIWLFFAARGAGPHSLDARMSRGQATS; from the coding sequence ATGACCGCCTCACCTCCTGCCTTCACAGCCGCCAGCCTCACTGCCCTTCGGGTTGTGGCAGGGCTGGCTTTCGCTTCGCATGGTGCGCAGAAATTGCTGGGCTGGTTCGGCGGCGTCGGGCCCGACGGCGGCACTGCGGAGCTGATGAGTCGCTATGGCATTGCCGGGGTTATCGAACTGGCGGGAGGCCTGCTGATCGCGGCGGGGTTGTTCACCCGTCCGACGGCCTTCATCGCCTCAGGACAGATGGCGGTGGCCTATTTCTGGATCCACTGGGGCTTTGGCAGCAACAGTATTTGGTGGTGGGCCAACCGCGGCGAGCTGGCCATGTTGTTTTGCTTTATCTGGCTCTTCTTCGCGGCGCGAGGCGCCGGCCCGCACAGCCTGGATGCCAGGATGTCGCGAGGACAGGCGACGTCGTGA
- a CDS encoding SDR family oxidoreductase, which translates to MTSPVALVTGATEGIGRAIAEALCQGGYSVAITARTESRLREVLAELTADGHRATGFAADVSDPAAVARLVEHTERELGPVDVLVNNAGIGILGPIDDFSLEEWDRTFAVNVRSLFLLCKAVLPGMRAKQQGDIVNVASLAGKNGLSNGAAYSASKHAVVGFSRSLMAEVRKDGIRVVTVCPGSVDTALLRDQNTLKPNFDRILRPADVAAAVVDALQLPRRALINEIEIRPANP; encoded by the coding sequence ATGACCTCTCCCGTCGCTCTCGTCACCGGTGCCACAGAAGGCATTGGACGCGCCATCGCCGAAGCCCTCTGCCAGGGCGGCTACTCCGTGGCCATTACGGCTCGAACCGAATCCCGGCTCCGGGAGGTCCTGGCCGAGCTGACGGCCGATGGTCACCGGGCGACGGGGTTTGCGGCCGATGTTTCCGACCCTGCCGCCGTTGCCCGTCTGGTCGAACACACCGAGCGTGAACTCGGCCCGGTCGACGTGCTCGTCAACAATGCCGGGATCGGCATCCTGGGTCCCATCGACGACTTCTCGCTGGAGGAGTGGGATCGGACCTTTGCCGTCAACGTGCGGAGTCTGTTTCTGCTGTGTAAAGCGGTGTTGCCCGGCATGCGCGCCAAGCAGCAGGGCGATATCGTCAACGTGGCGAGCCTTGCCGGAAAGAACGGCCTCTCCAATGGCGCGGCGTACAGCGCGTCCAAGCACGCCGTGGTCGGCTTCAGTCGGTCGCTGATGGCTGAAGTGCGGAAGGATGGGATCAGGGTGGTGACGGTCTGCCCTGGCAGTGTCGATACCGCGCTGCTCCGGGATCAGAACACCCTCAAGCCCAACTTCGATCGGATCCTGCGCCCTGCGGATGTGGCGGCGGCGGTGGTCGATGCGTTGCAGTTGCCGCGCCGCGCCCTGATCAACGAAATCGAGATCCGCCCCGCCAATCCCTGA
- a CDS encoding heavy-metal-associated domain-containing protein produces the protein MTLLTLHIEGMSCGHCLNAVNRSLADQAGVVTKSVGIGRAEVEFDPAVTSEAAIVAAVKEAGYPATPVPA, from the coding sequence ATGACGCTACTGACGCTGCATATCGAAGGCATGTCCTGCGGTCACTGCCTCAACGCGGTCAATCGCAGTCTGGCAGATCAGGCTGGGGTCGTCACCAAGTCGGTGGGAATTGGCCGTGCCGAGGTCGAGTTCGACCCGGCGGTAACCAGCGAGGCGGCCATCGTGGCCGCGGTGAAGGAAGCCGGTTATCCGGCCACGCCGGTGCCGGCCTGA